A genomic window from Brassica oleracea var. oleracea cultivar TO1000 chromosome C8, BOL, whole genome shotgun sequence includes:
- the LOC106308778 gene encoding glutathione S-transferase T3-like, translated as MDSTNPYSHQTTSFVDLLSSQQEPFRYEGFSQLPVFSSQCTATSSFVEDTPTERKERKKWTPTEDIVLISSWLNMSKDPVVGNEQKAGAFWIQIAAYYAASPKVVNGEKREAIQCKQRWQKITDLVSKFCGSYEAATRHKTSGQNDGDVVKLAHEIFYNDHKIKFNLHHAWEELCNDQKWCELTTTKLDGSGKKRRCEDGSQSSSSQATINLDDPPTKRPLGVKAAKGASSKRTIVDGKALSEFQTMWSIKEKDLGGKETLSKMGLLDRLIAKTEPLSEEEESLKKKLITEMLAN; from the coding sequence ATGGATTCTACGAATCCATATAGTCATCAGACCACGAGTTTTGTTGACCTTTTGAGCAGTCAACAAGAGCCATTTCGTTATGAGGGTTTTTCACAACTCCCTGTCTTTAGTAGTCAGTGTACTGCAACTTCAAGTTTCGTTGAAGACACACCTACCGAGCGCAAAGAAAGGAAGAAATGGACTCCCACAGAGGACATAGTGCTCATAAGCTCATGGTTGAACATGAGCAAGGATCCCGTGGTTGGCAATGAGCAAAAGGCGGGTGCTTTTTGGATACAAATAGCAGCTTACTATGCAGCCTCACCAAAGGTTGTAAACGGTGAAAAGCGAGAGGCTATTCAGTGTAAGCAAAGGTGGCAGAAGATTACCGATCTTGTTTCCAAGTTTTGTGGCTCCTATGAGGCTGCAACAAGACATAAAACAAGTGGTCAGAACGACGGTGATGTTGTTAAACTTGCACACGAAATATTCTACAACGATCACAAGATCAAATTCAACCTTCACCATGCATGGGAGGAGTTGTGCAATGACCAGAAATGGTGTGAACTTACAACTACTAAGCTTGATGGTAGCGGTAAAAAGAGAAGGTGTGAGGATGGTTCACAATCTTCAAGCTCTCAAGCAACTATCAATCTAGATGATCCACCAACCAAACGTCCTCTTGGTGTTAAGGCAGCTAAAGGAGCAAGTAGTAAGAGAACTATAGTGGATGGCAAGGCTCTCTCCGAGTTTCAGACCATGTGGTCTATCAAAGAGAAAGACTTGGGAGGCAAGGAAACACTGTCCAAGATGGGTCTGCTAGACAGACTCATTGCGAAAACAGAGCCATTATCTGAAGAAGAAGAATCTCTAAAGAAGAAGTTAATTACGGAAATGTTGGCTAATTAG
- the LOC106311271 gene encoding transcription factor bHLH126-like, which produces MDPYKNPNPKGYQRQRPFGSAGEGGSSGGSDMPHDIDDNKKKKKLLHRDIERQRRQEMATLYASLRSHLPLQYIKGKRAVADHVNAAVGFIKDTETRIKELSARRDELSREQTCQRSDPDLARTGFELGKSDPASLIVQPCVNGFEVAVSSNSSGPDALPLSRVLEALQELGLEVINSLTTRVNERLMHTIQVEVNTFGCLDLAWLQQKLVEDLILSPGNI; this is translated from the exons ATGGATCCTTATAAGAATCCTAATCCGAAAGGGTACCAGCGACAGAGACCATTTGGCTCAGCCGGCGAAGGTGGCAGCAGCGGCGGCTCCGATATGCCCCATGATATAGATGACAATAAGAAGAAGAAGAAGCTTCTTCACCGCGACATCGAACGCCAGAGAAGACAAGAAATGGCTACACTGTATGCTTCCCTTCGTAGTCACCTACCTCTCCAATACATTAAG GGGAAGAGAGCTGTTGCGGATCATGTAAATGCAGCGGTTGGTTTCATTAAGGACACAGAAACACGGATTAAAGAACTCAGTGCAAGAAGAGACGAGCTAAGCAGAGAACAAACATGTCAGAGATCGGATCCTGACCTAGCAAGAACTGGATTCGAGTTAGGCAAATCGGATCCGGCGAGTTTGATTGTGCAGCCATGCGTGAACGGTTTCGAAGTGGCGGTGAGCAGCAACTCTTCAGGTCCTGACGCTTTGCCACTTTCAAGAGTGCTTGAGGCACTTCAGGAGTTAGGGCTTGAAGTCATCAACTCTCTCACCACACGAGTAAATGAAAGGCTCATGCACACTATTCAAGTCGAG GTTAATACTTTCGGATGCTTGGACTTAGCTTGGTTGCAGCAGAAGCTAGTCGAGGACTTGATCCTTTCGCCGGG AAATATCTAA
- the LOC106308779 gene encoding uncharacterized protein LOC106308779 codes for MELDKPFPKLIALDDKQGNIFFVNVEYSWIPSACGRCRALDHKENICLLPPKPLEVRTAKEAPVANEEIPIVDIAKVLHNTPNAHIDHLEPGSQSPSSHPLHEAQAESHDTPPPEVLASSLTHSHESQIMEDVPSQIFTLEGSGTSKREQHIGAYTLFAHNHQQFHIEPEIPVCFERDGNDVVGETSSYLTRGGRSVKPTQKIQDMGWTKVGGRGKGRRGRGRGNQNH; via the exons ATGGAGTTAGATAAACCATTTCCGAAGCTTATTGCGCTTGATGATAAGCAAGGCAATATCTTCTTCGTAAATGTGGAGTACTCTTGGATCCCTAGTGCTTGTGGAAGATGCAGAGCACTTGACCATAAGGAGAATATATGTCTTCTTCCTCCTAAGCCACTAGAAGTTCGTACTGCAAAAGAAGCTCCAGTTGCCAATGAAGAGATCCCAATTGTGGACATAGCTAAAGTGTTGCATAACACTCCAAATGCACATATTGACCATCTCGAACCAGGATCGCAATCTCCCTCCTCCCACCCATTACACGAGGCTCAAGCTGAGTCTCATGACACTCCACCACCCGAGGTTCTTGCTAGTTCACTCACACATTCGCATGAG TCACAGATTATGGAAGATGTTCCATCACAAATTTTCACTTTGGAAGGCTCTGGCACTTCTAAAAGGGAGCAACATATTGGTGCCTACACTCTTTTCGCTCACAACCATCAACAATTTCATATTGAGCCGGAGATTCCGGTTTGTTTTGAGAGAGATGGTAATGATGTGGTTGGAGAGACTTCTAGTTACTTAACTAGAGGAGGAAGATCAGTAAAACCAACTCAAAAGATTCAAGATATGGGATGGACGAAGGTCGGTGGAAGAGGTAAAGGTCGCCGTGGCCGTGGCCGAGGAAACCAAAACCACTGA
- the LOC106311056 gene encoding uncharacterized protein LOC106311056: protein MGRKWSSGGRSRSKSSEANGCIPALYHFFHSRHFYFPSRHHHHHQPSFDSPSRYPKGLVAPRNSLELTEESSLSTNYKEKDSLNISVGGKRSNLRALIFDRSSDNCNSPSAKSPNLVARLMGLDLLPDNLDINRSSRKSLRGHRLTENCSGIRSLPESPRVSSARKSDSDVRRLSLQLNRENKHEDSVCQRLKDEENQSPENNERVITRRLGMDITNLLENRGARQGQDQIKHRKVRSMSSQKENTLSSSPTFVFKHDKISQEPTRKLTLSKQSKKNLKNVDEQPLRPTNVCKKVCSKSKFSPHPTPNNQQKQRQAFISTSRCDRLHKKECKQIPNSSAVAASERPRKQMERAEGPEQKEDGTICPGQMYNYEEKLPQELLSFSSSRSTTISATFSNVGRTKNYFEYLPGIKKLEKEEERVVAVIERHIVDALVLETVKLACV, encoded by the exons ATGGGTAGAAAATGGTCCAGTGGAGGCAGATCCAGGAGCAAATCCAGTGAAGCTAATGGCTGCATCCCTGCTCTTTACCACTTTTTTCATTCTCGCCATTTTTACTTTCCTTCACGTCATCATCATCACCACCAACCAAGTTTTGATTCTCCCTCAAGATATCCAAAAG GCTTGGTTGCGCCACGAAACAGCTTGGAGTTAACAGAGGAGTCTTCACTATCAACAAATTACAAGGAAAAAGATAGCTTAAACATCTCT GTTGGCGGGAAAAGGTCAAACCTTAGAGCTCTTATTTTTGATAGATCCTCTGATAACTGCAACTCACCTAGCGCCAAGTCACCAAACCTGGTGGCTAGACTCATGGGTCTTGATCTTCTTCCTGATAACTTAGACATTAATAGATCATCAAGAAAAAGTTTAAGAGGACATAGACTCACTGAGAACTGCTCAGGGATAAGATCTTTGCCTGAGAGCCCCAGGGTCTCTTCTGCTCGTAAATCTGATTCCGACGTTCGTCGCCTCTCTCTTCAGCTAAACAGAGAGAATAAGCATGAAGACTCTGTGTGTCAGAGGCTGAAAGATGAGGAAAATCAAAGTCCGGAAAATAATGAGAGGGTCATCACTAGAAGACTTGGCATGGATATAACAAACTTGCTTGAGAACAGAGGGGCGAGACAAGGACAAGACCAGATTAAGCATAGGAAAGTGAGAAGCATGTCTTCACAGAAAGAGAACACACTAAGCTCCAGCCCCACATTTGTGTTCAAACATGATAAGATCTCTCAAGAACCAACAAGAAAGCTGACCCTTTCAAAACAATCCAAGAAGAACCTCAAAAACGTGGATGAACAACCGCTAAGACCTACCAACGTATGCAAGAAAGTGTGTAGTAAATCAAAGTTCTCTCCTCATCCAACACCCAATAACCAACAGAAGCAGAGACAAGCTTTCATCTCTACATCAAGATGTGATCGTTTACACAAGAAAGAATGCAAGCAAATCCCAAACTCATCAGCTGTCGCTGCCTCAGAACGTCCCCGGAAACAG ATGGAAAGAGCGGAAGGACCGGAACAGAAAGAAGATGGGACGATATGCCCCGGTCAGATGTATAACTACGAGGAGAAGCTTCCTCAAGAACTTCTAAGTTTTAGTTCTTCCCGTTCAACCACCATTTCTGCCACCTTCTCCAACGTAGGAAGAACCAAAAACTATTTTGAATATCTTCCGGGGATTAAAAAGCTTGAAAAAGAAGAGGAAAGGGTGGTCGCTGTGATTGAGCGGCATATCGTAGACGCACTCGTGCTAGAAACGGTAAAATTGGCTTGCGTTTGA